In the Acetobacterium sp. KB-1 genome, GCGGGTTTTGATTGACGCTCAGTTCACTGATTAACTGACTCAATTCCACATTTTCTCTTTTTAGTTCGTCAATCTGATTTGACATTTCACTTTTTGAACTTTTGCAGAGATTATACATTTCGCCATATTGATCACGCTCCTGTTTTAACATCGTTATCATGGCTGCATATTCTTCAAGCCGATTATTGAAGGATTCCTCAGCACTGCTTAAATTTTCACTTAAATTGTCAATATACTCCGTTACTTGCTTCTTATTGTATCCGCCCATTTCTTTTCCAAAAGATAATTTAGTTTTCGATTTTACGGACTTATCTCTGAGTTCATCTAAGGTTAGTTGTTCGGATTTTTTTGCCATGATTCATCATACCTTTCTAAATTACTGTTTGACAACGAGACGCTGATTGATTTCTAATGAATAGTGCTTACAGGAACCAGACTTCAGCTCCAAGATCCAATATGCTTTTTTGATATGGGGACTAACTTTTCCCGGGTTCATTTCCTGTTCCATATGCAGTATATCTCCGTCCTTTGACAGAAATATCACATCAATCGGAAATTTCATTCCAAAGGTATGAACCTGATTGCATTTTTTTAGTAGCAGTCCCTGGTTTTCAGCCAATCCCGCTGTTCTTAATAAACCGATCAATCGGGTAATAAAACGATCCGCTACTTTCACCTCATCACATAACACCTTATCATTATTTAAAATGCTACAATTTTTCATCTATTATACCCTTTAAGCAAACTGTTTAACAAGCTGTAAAATCGTAGGTCCCAAAAGAACGATAAACAAAACCGGGAGCACGAAAAATACCAGTGGAATCATCATTTTTACCGGTGCTTTCATTGCTTTTTCTTCGGCGCGTTGCCTTCTTTTTATCCGCAATTCTTCCGACTGGGCCTTGAGTACATGATTAATCGGGATCCCTAATTGTTCAGCCTGAATAATTGAGCCCACAAAGGTCTTTAATTCTTCAACCGAATTACGATCAGCCAGACTCTTTAGCGCATCTTTTCGCGGCTTTCCAAAGTTGATTTCGGTATGGACAATATTTAACTCCACCACCAGTACCCCACTTAAACGTTCACCAATTTTAATTAAGGCTGAATCAAAACCCAGCCCAGCTTCCATGGTGACACATAAAATATCCATTATATCCGGTAATTCGTTAGAAATGGCACCTTGACGTTTCTTAATTTTGAGTTTTAAAAAAATCACCGGTAAAACGACCCCTAACAGCATACTAACAAAAACAAATAACAATTCGTTTGCGATATTCCAGCGGGTAAATAAGGTCACAATAAACGCCCCAATAAAAAAGCCTCCAAAAACGACAATCCGAATGGCATTATATTCATTAACGGCAAGTTGCAAACCGGCAAGCTTCAGGTTTGTTTCCGTTTTTTTATTAGTTGCACCGCTTTTTTGGGGAAATAGTGATGATATTTTCTTGATTAGCGATTGATAGACCGGCAGAATAACCCGTTGAAAAAAAGGCTTCTCAAACTCATCATCGAAATCATTTTTAGTTCTTTTTTTAATCGAATTTAGTCTTTTCTTTTTGGTATCAGCGATGCTTGCTTTATTATAAAAAATAATCAGAATCAGCACAAAAAGCAGGGCCGAAACGCTTATTGCTAAAAACATCATTGAATGCCACCTCATTTCAATCATAATTTTATCATTTGACTTAATGCTTAGAATTTGATATTGACAATTTTTCGGATTAACAGGTACCCGATCAGCTCCAGAACCATGGCAACGATAACCATCGCGATACCAAGATTGGATTCAAAGAATATGGTCACATAATCAGGATTGAAAAGCATAAAGACCAGAATAATCACCACCGGCATTAAGCCAACCACAAGACCGGAGGTTCTGGCTGTGGCAGTCAGTACTTTTATCTCATTTTTTATTTTAAACCGCTCCTTGATGGTACCCGAAATATTTGTCAAGATTTCCGAAAGATTACCCCCGGTTTGGCGCTGAATAAGAATCGCTGAAACAATCATCATAAAGTTCTGGCTGCCTATTTTATCTGACAGCCGGGTTAAAGCGGTTTCAATCGAGCTTCCCAACTTTAATTCCTTGACAACCCGGCCAAATTCTTCCGAAATCGGATTTGGCATTTCCGTTGAAATACTGACCAGGGCCTGTTGAAAAGTGAGTCCGGCCTTCAAACAACTGCTCATAATGCTGATGGCATCAATTAGCTGCTGTTCAAACAATTCGACCCGTTTCGCTCTTTTTTTGTTGACATATAAGGGTGGGGCTAATAATCCAAAAACCAATACGATAATTACAAAAATGATATTAGCACCCAGCATAAACAGCAGGGTTGAGGGAACAACGGTCAAGACAAGCCAGAATAGCAGAAATTCTGATGGCCTGATCAGAATTCCCGACATCGACAAGTCGTTTCCCAGTTTTTTAAGAACCTTGTGTTTGGACTTGTCGCGATTTCTTTTAACTTTTTTCAAATTTTCTAAATCTGAATTTCCCTCGCTTGTCATTGCCTCAAATCGCTTTTGCATCTGACGCTGATCGGCAGATATGGCGTACAGTAACAGCAATACCAGAAAGAAAATTGTGATCATAATTAGCAAGGTGACTATTATCGCATTCATTGTATTACCTCGTTAACGTTTCTTTATTCAATAAACCAGTCATCGTTGATCATGACACCATTGTGAGCAATTTTTTCTAAGCATCGGGGTTTTATTCCCATGCTCTTAAACCGGCCCTTAAATTTTCCATCGGTGTCCAATTGTCCTGTCATTTCATAGCTGAAAATGTCCTGCATGACAATTACATCCCCCTCTAATCCAGTGACTTCGGTAATATTGACTACCTTTCGGGTTCCATCGCGGAGCCGCGATTGCTGGATAATGATGTCAATGGCCGAGGTTGTCTGATCCCGGATTGCCCGTAAGGGCAGATCCATTCCTGACATTAAAACCATGGTCTCAATACGCGACAGCGAATCCCGCGGGGTGTTCGCATGGATCGTGGTCAGGGAACCATCATGCCCGGTGTTCATAGCCTGAAGCATATCAATTGTTTCCGCTGATCGGACTTCCCCAACAATGATTCGGTCCGGCCGCATTCGGAGGGCATTAACAACCAATTCCCGAATCGATATCTTGCCTCTTCCTTCCAGGTTGGAGGGGCGGCTTTCTAGCGTGATGACATGATCCTGGATCAACCGCAGTTCAGCCGAGTCTTCAATGGTGATAATCCGTTCGTTATCAGGGATAAAACTGGATAGAACATTCAGCATCGTTGTTTTCCCGCTGCCGGTTCCGCCCGAAACAATGATATTCAGTTTGCCTTTGACACAGGCTTCCAAAAACGATAACATTTTTTTTGAGATCGAACCATAACCCAGCAATTGATCGGTGGTGATCGGTTTTTTTGAGAATTTTCGAATTGTGATGACTGGTCCCACCAACGAAAGCGGCGGAATCACCACATTTACCCGGGAACCGTCTTGCAGCCGGGCATCTACCATCGGGCTTGATTCATCAATGTGCCGGCCCACCGACGAGACAATCCGGTCAATGACATTCATAACATGCTGATTGTCTTTAAAAACGACCTGAGAAAGCTGAATCTTACCATTTTTTTCAATGTACACCCGATTATATCCGTTAACCATAATTTCGGTAATGTCAGGATCATTTAAAAGAACCTCAAGCGGGCCATAACCAATAATCTCATTAAGTAATTCTTCCGTAATGCGGCTGCGATCGAGCCGGTTGACATTCTCCGCTTCAACGGTCATGACATTTTCCAGGATTCTTAATATTTCAATGGCATTTTCTTTGCCGACCTTTTCAACCTTGTTACTGTTGATTTCATTAATCACTTCCTGATGAACTCTGTTCTTCAGATCCTGATGAATGTCAACATGAAAAACTTCCTGTTTTCCTTCTTCCTGGGCCTTGTCTTTTTCTCCCAGCCGTTGTTGTTCCATTCTTTCCAAAAGTCCCATTTTTTACCTCATCTATTGATTCTTATTAACTGACCCGATGGTCAATGGTATTAACGACATAATTAGCAAGTTTTTTAAGATCTTTGCCGACTTCTGATTTTGGCGCGTCCAAAACAATCGGAATTCCCTTGTTATGAGCGGTCGTCGCCGTCTTAAAATCAAAAGTAATGGTATTTTTAACCGACTCATTTAAAACCCGTTGCATATCTTTTAAACTGATCAGTCCCTTTGTTAGACGGTTGATCACTAATTCTGTTTTTTCTTTCTGCTGCAGCGACTCAAGAATATTGAGGGTGATTTTGGTATTGCGCAAAGTTGAGATATCCTGAACCGAAATCAATAGGATCAGGTTTGAATTCTCAAAAGCAGTCATGGTAATGTCACTAAACACCGGGGCTGTATCAATCAGAATATAATCATAAAAGGGTCGCATCGTGCTGATCATGGTTTCGATATTTTTTGGCGTCACATATTCGGCATACTCTGGACTCTTTGGTGCGCAGATAATGCTGACCCCCGAAAAATGCAAAGCCATCATCCGCTTAATGGCATCAATGTCCCCGGCATCATTACCCTGGGATAATTCAGAAATAGTATCCTTCGGGTCAATATCAAAATAAACATTGACATCCCCAAATTGAAGATCGGCATCAATAATTGCTACTTTCTTGCCCATTTTTGCCAGTGAGACGGCTAAATTTACCGTGAGCGTCGTTCTGCCAATCCCGCCTTTCGCACCAAATACCGTGATGATCCGGGATTGCATGTTATTTGATGCGGCAATATCAGAATTTTCCATCCGGGATTTTTCCATGTAGTGGGCTAATTCAATATTTTCTGCCAATGTCTCGGTATCAATCGGGAACTGCAGTACTTTTCTTATGCCAGCCAGCATGACTTTTTCAATCATACTCACATCAAAACTGTCACATAACAGGATTACTGCACAACCGGGAATTTTAATATAGATCTTTTCAGCCAAATTAATGGCCGCTTTGTAGTCGTTCTCGCACTGAATAATCATCACATGGGGTTTTAAACTAATAGATTTTTCCAGAGCATTTTCATCCAACTTTGAAAACCCGATAAATGCGAGCGTGTCGTTTCGTAGCAGGCTCTTAATTTCATAGATCCGATTGTCATTGTTTCCGACAATCATTACTTTTATCTTTTCCATCGGTTCACCCCATTTCATTCTTTAACTATTTAGCAAGTTTTCGGTCGGTTTATTAAAATGTTACGGTATAAAGGGTCGCGGGCCTAAAATTGTGTTGTCAACTGGGGATCTTAGAACCAGGAGATATTTAGGCGTTTGATCAATTGATAGCGCATAGGTTATTTTTTCTACGTCGCTTGCCGGAACAGAAACCGTAACCGAGGTGTACTCCCCGCCGCTATCGCCTGCGCTGCTTGGTCCAATCTTCAAAATTTCAATGTTTTCGACGACATACTCAGAAACAATTGTTTTATCATTTTTTATCCAGATGGTAACAAGATCGACACGATCACCTTTTGTTAAATAACCACCCACACCCTTTTCTTCATCAACCAGGATCGTTATTCCCCGATAATTTGGTTCAATGGAATAAGACAGATTATTGTTTTCCTGGTTGGTATCGCTTAACCGAGTTGTCAGAATCTGTTCATTGGCTTCAATGTTTTCTTTGGTAATCCGGCCTAAAACATCTTCCAGATTGGCAATTGCCAATTGATGCACCATTTCAACGGGAATCTCTGCGGTTTTTAGCATTTCTTTTTCAATAACGGTGCCTTTGGGAATCGTCTTTATCGCTAAAACAACCGCTTGAGTTTCCTGGTTCTTTCCTTTTTCCAGCGAAGTAGCAAACTGAAAAACGGCAAATCCGGTAATCAATGATACAATCAAGGCGATTATGATGAGTTTTTTCATAAATTTCTCCATTCGACTGATTAATGGTTTATATTAATATATACCCATAATTTAATTAATAATTATTCTGACAGGATCAAATTATATAATCCAAAATCTCCTTCTGTGCCTTCCCCGACATTGCTTCCCGAAGAGGCGCCATTTGATACCATATTTAAGAATGATCCAGTAATATAACCATCATTCGTCTGGTTTTCCAGAAGAAATGCGGCAAAGCCCTCCACCACCACTGTTTTTTTATCGACGCCAAAGGAATAAACGGGAACCTTGACAATTCTCGGACAAGACGCCTCAAAGTTCTCTGTGGTACAGCCATCACCGCCACTGAGAGCTCCAAAATGGGTACAGGATGCATACCGTTCCTCAAAGCCCTGATAGGTGGGACCCACCATATTTCCACTTTCTTCCAACAGCACGTCACCTACGCTGATTTCGCCAGCATAACCCTGGGTAATCCAGATTCGATAGTCGCTGGCTCCGCCCCCTTGTCCATCAAGATCCAGGGCACCAAAGAATGAGGTTGAGCCGCTTTGGATGCCATATTTTAAGGTAACATGAGTCAGGTTGTTGCTGGCAATTCGGGCATCCATTTCTTCTTTGGTCAAACCAATGGGGGCAACCCCACTGGTTCGGATGACCGGAGAAAGTTTTGCGACAGCACTTCTTGAAAGATCAAGATAGTCAATCCCAAATATTTTGGCAAAATACATGGGGACAGTGTTATCAACGGTTACCCGTATTTCCGTGTATTGGCCATTGCTGATTTTACCTAAAACAATATCGTCTTGCGTTAAATCTTCAAATCCATTCAGGCTGGTATAATCAACGGCACTATTTTTTATCTGATTGACCTTTACCGTATTGCCGGTTTCAATGGGTAGCAACCGTCCCGCTGAATACACCGCCGCATCGGCCGCTTTTTGCTGTTCCCCGGTGCTTAAATAGGCCAATCCCAGATCGATCACCAATGCCAATATTCCAAATATAAAAACCATCGATACGGCTACAATAATCAATGCGTCGCCATGTTCTTCATTTTCTATCCTTTTAAAAGGTCGGTATTTATTGAAAACTTCGATTAATTTTTTCATTTACTCTACCTTCATGGTACAGGATGAAGAAAGATTCATGGTTTCACCCTGGACGAAAACACCGACAATTGGTGTTAGAATAGCAATATCATCGCTAATCTCAATTACCACATCTCCAAGACGAGGGTTTGAGACATTCGTAAAAGTAATGTCGATATCAACTGTACTGGCAATGTTCTCCGGAGCAATCGTCCGGATATGCTCTTCAATTGCTGTTTTACTGGTTGAATTAACGATCGCATAGCGTGCACCCTCTCGGGAGGCATAATCAATACTATTCTGGTTCATAAACAACCAACCAAAATCGATGATTCCACACAAAATCATAATCAAAATTGGCAAGGTTAATGCAAGCTCAACAATGGCCTGTCCGTCTTCTTTTTTTATTTTTTTGATTATGTTTGCAAACATTTTCCCTCCCCGATCATTTATAAAAATGATCTTATTATTAAGTCCTTTTGAACCCAACCTATGTCAATTGTTGAATTCATTAAAAAAGGCATATTGATTACGTCTGACAGAAATCTCTACTCTGACGTTGCCAATATGCCACTAGTTTCTTCACCGCAAACGCAATAACTACCAATAGATTTTATAATGCTAATTGGGTTCCAATATCCGTAAAGAATTGGCCAATTTGTGGTCCTAATAACCAGATAGCAGCAATGGCTGCCAAGGCGATCCCGGCAATGATTAATCCATATTCAACCAAACCCTGTCCATCTTCTTCCCTCATCATGTTTGTAAACAAATTTTTCATTTTAGTTCTCCTTTTAATTTTTTTGTGTTCGTTTTGTCAGTTGTGTGCACTATTGCTTTTTCTAAAGTGCCAACTGAGTTCCAATATCCGTAAAGAATTGACCAATCTGTGGTCCTAACAACCAAATTGCGGCAATTGCGGCTAATGCGATCCCGGCAATGATTAATCCATATTCAACCAAACCCTGTCCATCTTCTTCTTTCATCATTCGTACAAATACGCTTTTCATTTTATTTTCTCCTTTTAATATATTATTTATTAGTCTAACTAATAAGTTCTGTCATGCTGCTAATTGAGTGCCGATGTCAGTAAACATTTGGCCGATTTGTGGTCCTAATAACCAGATGGCAGCAATAGCAGCTAGTGCGATCCCCGTTATGATTAGTCCATATTCAACCAGCCCCTGTCCGTCCTCTGTTCTAATTATCCTTGACAATGCATTTTTCATTTCTTTTTTCTCCCTTAATAATTGTTGATTAAATTTCGTAATCGTTAACATTTATTTTCAATCCTTAAAATAACATTCCAAATTCAAATAGATGATCGTTTGCATTTATAAGATTTATAACTAAAACTGAGACAAAACCGGATGCCATAAACGGTCCCAAGGCAACCTTTGATTTTAAATTACCTTTTCTTCTGATAATCAGATAAATTGTGTAGATCATCAAAAAGAATGTCATAATCATAATTGCCGATATAATGCCATATACCCCTAAACAAAAACCAACTGCCGCTGCATATTTTACGTCTCCCCAACCAGCACCCTTTCCGATCATTGCTGGTAAGAAGAAAATAATAAAACCAATCACTAAACCAAAAATATTCATCCCGATACTTGTAATGGGTTACCTTGTTATGACAAAGGCTCCACCGACGAAGATGGTCATTAATACCAGTTCGTTGGGGATTTTTTTTATGCTGATGTCTACTACCGAAAGAATGATACAGATTGAAAAGAGCATCATATATTCCAGTGTTTTTGCTTCAAGTCCATTCAGTTTTACAAAGACTAACCAAACAAATGCATTCATTATCGCCCAAAAGATTGTTTTTGAAACACTGCCTGAAAATTGAGGGTGCTTCAGAATATTAACTCTTTGCTTGATCAAGTATACAGAAGATTTTTCCATCAAAGCGCCAACGACAGCTCCGGTTAATAAAACCAGTACAGTTATTGCAAATTGGTTCATCAGCTCACCTCCAGTAATTTTTGGTAATAAAAAAGCAACGATTTACGCGTTGCACTAAAGGCGAATTAAATACACCTAAAATCTGCAACTGGCTGTCATATAAAAAATTATTTAGACCCTATAGCTTTGCGTCCTCACCTTTCGGTAAGTTTGCCGAATATTAAATTGTCCAACAGGAGAAAACTAGAATAAAAAAACAACGCTCTGACACGTTGCACTAAATACACCATATAATGATGTTATCTTGCAACTGGCTGTCATATAAAAAATTACTTAGACCCTAAAGCTTTGCGTCCTTACCTTTCGATAAGTTTGCTAAATATTCTATTGAGATCATGATAGTTCATTGTATTTGATATGTCAAGAGAATTATTTGCTATATTTTAAATACCGAGCATATTAAAGAGTAATATTTTGCACATTATTTTTTATTTGTCATACTAAACATAAAGATACGAATTCATTATGTTCGTCGATGTTTCTCAACATTCATTCGATTATCCTTAAATTATGTTGCATCTAATTGTTATATAGTTATCAATATTATCTTTTATTATGATAATCTAATATTATTGCCATTCTTTAGAAATGTTAATTTTTAATGCTGCAAATACTTAAGCCATCGAAAAAAAAAACACGCTAACCTCAGAGATGATTTTATAGTTATAATTTTTACATAAATACATTTGTTCGCCTTGTTGTATTCCCTCTAAAAAATACTTAATAAATAATTAAGTATTTGACACAGAAAGCAGACTGTGTTACATTTTGATTATGTTAGCAACATCTAACATATATTTAAACTGGAGGTTATCTTATGAGCATTGTTATCATTGGCGGAAATGATCGTATGATTTATCAATATAAAGACCTA is a window encoding:
- a CDS encoding DUF192 domain-containing protein, producing MKNCSILNNDKVLCDEVKVADRFITRLIGLLRTAGLAENQGLLLKKCNQVHTFGMKFPIDVIFLSKDGDILHMEQEMNPGKVSPHIKKAYWILELKSGSCKHYSLEINQRLVVKQ
- a CDS encoding type II secretion system F family protein; translated protein: MMFLAISVSALLFVLILIIFYNKASIADTKKKRLNSIKKRTKNDFDDEFEKPFFQRVILPVYQSLIKKISSLFPQKSGATNKKTETNLKLAGLQLAVNEYNAIRIVVFGGFFIGAFIVTLFTRWNIANELLFVFVSMLLGVVLPVIFLKLKIKKRQGAISNELPDIMDILCVTMEAGLGFDSALIKIGERLSGVLVVELNIVHTEINFGKPRKDALKSLADRNSVEELKTFVGSIIQAEQLGIPINHVLKAQSEELRIKRRQRAEEKAMKAPVKMMIPLVFFVLPVLFIVLLGPTILQLVKQFA
- a CDS encoding type II secretion system F family protein: MNAIIVTLLIMITIFFLVLLLLYAISADQRQMQKRFEAMTSEGNSDLENLKKVKRNRDKSKHKVLKKLGNDLSMSGILIRPSEFLLFWLVLTVVPSTLLFMLGANIIFVIIVLVFGLLAPPLYVNKKRAKRVELFEQQLIDAISIMSSCLKAGLTFQQALVSISTEMPNPISEEFGRVVKELKLGSSIETALTRLSDKIGSQNFMMIVSAILIQRQTGGNLSEILTNISGTIKERFKIKNEIKVLTATARTSGLVVGLMPVVIILVFMLFNPDYVTIFFESNLGIAMVIVAMVLELIGYLLIRKIVNIKF
- a CDS encoding CpaF family protein codes for the protein MGLLERMEQQRLGEKDKAQEEGKQEVFHVDIHQDLKNRVHQEVINEINSNKVEKVGKENAIEILRILENVMTVEAENVNRLDRSRITEELLNEIIGYGPLEVLLNDPDITEIMVNGYNRVYIEKNGKIQLSQVVFKDNQHVMNVIDRIVSSVGRHIDESSPMVDARLQDGSRVNVVIPPLSLVGPVITIRKFSKKPITTDQLLGYGSISKKMLSFLEACVKGKLNIIVSGGTGSGKTTMLNVLSSFIPDNERIITIEDSAELRLIQDHVITLESRPSNLEGRGKISIRELVVNALRMRPDRIIVGEVRSAETIDMLQAMNTGHDGSLTTIHANTPRDSLSRIETMVLMSGMDLPLRAIRDQTTSAIDIIIQQSRLRDGTRKVVNITEVTGLEGDVIVMQDIFSYEMTGQLDTDGKFKGRFKSMGIKPRCLEKIAHNGVMINDDWFIE
- a CDS encoding AAA family ATPase, with the translated sequence MEKIKVMIVGNNDNRIYEIKSLLRNDTLAFIGFSKLDENALEKSISLKPHVMIIQCENDYKAAINLAEKIYIKIPGCAVILLCDSFDVSMIEKVMLAGIRKVLQFPIDTETLAENIELAHYMEKSRMENSDIAASNNMQSRIITVFGAKGGIGRTTLTVNLAVSLAKMGKKVAIIDADLQFGDVNVYFDIDPKDTISELSQGNDAGDIDAIKRMMALHFSGVSIICAPKSPEYAEYVTPKNIETMISTMRPFYDYILIDTAPVFSDITMTAFENSNLILLISVQDISTLRNTKITLNILESLQQKEKTELVINRLTKGLISLKDMQRVLNESVKNTITFDFKTATTAHNKGIPIVLDAPKSEVGKDLKKLANYVVNTIDHRVS
- the cpaB gene encoding Flp pilus assembly protein CpaB, coding for MKKLIIIALIVSLITGFAVFQFATSLEKGKNQETQAVVLAIKTIPKGTVIEKEMLKTAEIPVEMVHQLAIANLEDVLGRITKENIEANEQILTTRLSDTNQENNNLSYSIEPNYRGITILVDEEKGVGGYLTKGDRVDLVTIWIKNDKTIVSEYVVENIEILKIGPSSAGDSGGEYTSVTVSVPASDVEKITYALSIDQTPKYLLVLRSPVDNTILGPRPFIP
- a CDS encoding Tad domain-containing protein, whose amino-acid sequence is MKKLIEVFNKYRPFKRIENEEHGDALIIVAVSMVFIFGILALVIDLGLAYLSTGEQQKAADAAVYSAGRLLPIETGNTVKVNQIKNSAVDYTSLNGFEDLTQDDIVLGKISNGQYTEIRVTVDNTVPMYFAKIFGIDYLDLSRSAVAKLSPVIRTSGVAPIGLTKEEMDARIASNNLTHVTLKYGIQSGSTSFFGALDLDGQGGGASDYRIWITQGYAGEISVGDVLLEESGNMVGPTYQGFEERYASCTHFGALSGGDGCTTENFEASCPRIVKVPVYSFGVDKKTVVVEGFAAFLLENQTNDGYITGSFLNMVSNGASSGSNVGEGTEGDFGLYNLILSE
- a CDS encoding TadE/TadG family type IV pilus assembly protein, translated to MFANIIKKIKKEDGQAIVELALTLPILIMILCGIIDFGWLFMNQNSIDYASREGARYAIVNSTSKTAIEEHIRTIAPENIASTVDIDITFTNVSNPRLGDVVIEISDDIAILTPIVGVFVQGETMNLSSSCTMKVE
- a CDS encoding Flp family type IVb pilin; the protein is MKNLFTNMMREEDGQGLVEYGLIIAGIALAAIAAIWLLGPQIGQFFTDIGTQLAL
- a CDS encoding Flp family type IVb pilin; its protein translation is MKSVFVRMMKEEDGQGLVEYGLIIAGIALAAIAAIWLLGPQIGQFFTDIGTQLAL
- a CDS encoding Flp family type IVb pilin, whose amino-acid sequence is MLTITKFNQQLLREKKEMKNALSRIIRTEDGQGLVEYGLIITGIALAAIAAIWLLGPQIGQMFTDIGTQLAA